The genome window CTTAAAATCGTTCCCGGCTGGGCGGATACGATCAAGCCGGACTTTACCGGTTTTCATCACCGCGGGATCTATGGCAACTCCTATACCGGCGGCTTCCTTCCGCAGGCGGCGTTCGGCGTGTATGCCCTGCAGGGAACGCCGTATGCGGTGGATGCGAATTCGGTTTCGAACCTGCGCGAGCTGGCGCTGACGTATCGCCTGTACTGCCAGAAGTTCGGAATGCCGTTTGGAATTCGCGGCCGTTTCCCTGAACAGACGAACCTGATCCGGGAAGATGCGTTCGGCACCTATGTGTTGTTCGCCTCTTCGCTTGGAATTAATGACGAGTCAATGCATTCGCTCTTTAAGCGACTATGGGACGTTACGGATGTGAACGTCGGGTTTGTCTTTGACGGCGGGCGCGGAAAGATTCTGCGTGGATTGTACCTTTCCAACATGCTGAAGGAGCTGGATGCATTGACCGCTTTGCCGGAAGACAACCCCGAGGGATTCTGGATGAAGCCGTACGGCGGGCTGGCGATTCATCGGCGCGACAACTGGATGGCGGCGGTGAAAGGATACGGCAAGTATGTTTGGGATTATGAAACCGGCGGCGGACAGAATGAGTACGGCCAATATCTCAGTCACGGAATGCTGACTATTTTTAATGGGACGTCAGAATATACCGATAAGGACAGTGGATATGATCTTTCCAAAGGCTGGGACTGGTACCGTCAGCCCGGAACAACCGCCGTGCGTTTTCCGCTGACGGCAAAACAGACGGACACCCATCGCACGTTCAGCCCTGAAACCTTCATGGGCGGCGTTTCCATGAATGGACAGAACGGAGTGTTTGGAATGATTCTCAACGATCCGGAATTCGGCGACGGCATTTCGATTAATTTGAAGGCGCGCAAGAGTGTTTTCTTTTCCGATGATTTGATCGTGATGCTCGGCACCGGCATTTCCGGCGGGGATGGACAGAACCGCGTGGAGACCACGCTGTTCCAGAGCTGTCACACGTCCGTCGGCCAGACGATGAAGAAGGACGGCGAGGCGTTTGCCGACGGGTCCGAAACCGTTACGGCTTCCGGCAGCATGACACTGGCGGATCCGTTTGGGAACGGCTATTACATCCCTGACGCGCAGGGGGTGAAGCTGTTTCAGGGCGTACAGAATTCATTTGACGACAACGGCAGCACACCGACCAGCGGGGAGTACTCGACGGTGGTGTTTGACCACGGCTTGTCTCCCGCGGCGGCGGAGTATGAAGCCGCCATTTTGGTCGGCGGCGGGGAAACCGTCGGCGCGCTGGCCGCTGCGCCGGCGGCTCGCTATCAGGTGCAGCGCAAGGATGACAGCGTGCATCAGGTTTATTTCCCTCAGGCGGATCAAACCGCATATGTGTTTTTCGATGCGGCTGCAAATGCCAGCAGTTTGGTTGAGAGAGTTGATACGCCCTGCCTGGTGATGACCGAACCGGTTTCCAACGGTTGGAAGGTTGCCGTGGCCAATCCGGATCTCGGGATTGTGGATGCCTCTCAGGAGATGACCTTTGACTGGATTAACGATGCCGATGAACGGCAGTACCTTCCCAGTACAGTGCAGCCGGTGGAGGTTCGGCTGCAAGGACTGTGGGAGCTGCGCGGAACGAACTCCGCAGTGTCCGTAACGAGCTATGCCGGCGGGGATACGCTTCTGCGATTTGATTGTGTCGACGGGGCTGAAGTGGCCGTGGAGGTGGCGGCGTTCGGCGAGGAGACGGCGGCGCTCGATTTCAGACAGATTGCTTTTGAAGATGATTTTAACAGTTATGCTGCGGATGCGCCGGTTCCGGTTGATGGTCAATGGACCTCGGTCAGCTATTATGAGCCGTCCAATGTATTTGTTCATGTGCGGACAGATACCGGAAATGTTTTCGGGGAAGGTGCCGGTAATAAATATCTTGGCTGCCGCGATGCCGGAGGGCGCACATCAAATCTGTTGGCCCAGGATATTCTGGATGCCGATGCGGTGCGCGTGAGCTTTGATTTTATGGAGCCGGACAACGAGCTGACCGGGGCGCTGTCGGTTCGGGTTGGTGTCAACAGCGTGAAGGTTGCTGATGAAGATGTTGTCGGAGGAATCCGCCCGGTCGATGGTTTTTTTGATCCGGCGGGGACTTATGAATGCGGCGCGGTGGTACACGCGGATATATATTTCAATGAGCAGTCCGCAGAGATTACTTATATTGCGCCGGATGGAAACCCAAGCACGTTGGCCGCCGGTAAAATGGATGTCTGGTTGAATGGAATCAACACCGGGGACGATGTGGTTAATGATCGGTTTCTTGGCACGGCCAGTCTGTCGCCCATCAGGAGTCTGCGGTTTGAAACCTACTCTG of Tichowtungia aerotolerans contains these proteins:
- a CDS encoding polysaccharide lyase family 8 super-sandwich domain-containing protein — encoded protein: MSKAGLVIIAGLVFCFCSGAFSALTTNEINAAHAQIKARYLQFLKGTPSSFDGPLGTEIANRFVGRVDLRVRQAQAFDFSADADIVFSLFPEEVGFEEEKEIYSVFLQSWLPGLALAYTVDAPGNSYYLDPAVKDLYFQALEYLYGRGIKSGMTFHRNATRQLNNPPPPGCANIVDMELRMGSLCQSVLLMEEYAAGESIFEEMRALVEFLEMLGYTSGHVEYWIPYNPPPGLDHLVQSDAMQIYPDVTFVSAMLKTNVTDRHNALLDAQNVFTDSLKIVPGWADTIKPDFTGFHHRGIYGNSYTGGFLPQAAFGVYALQGTPYAVDANSVSNLRELALTYRLYCQKFGMPFGIRGRFPEQTNLIREDAFGTYVLFASSLGINDESMHSLFKRLWDVTDVNVGFVFDGGRGKILRGLYLSNMLKELDALTALPEDNPEGFWMKPYGGLAIHRRDNWMAAVKGYGKYVWDYETGGGQNEYGQYLSHGMLTIFNGTSEYTDKDSGYDLSKGWDWYRQPGTTAVRFPLTAKQTDTHRTFSPETFMGGVSMNGQNGVFGMILNDPEFGDGISINLKARKSVFFSDDLIVMLGTGISGGDGQNRVETTLFQSCHTSVGQTMKKDGEAFADGSETVTASGSMTLADPFGNGYYIPDAQGVKLFQGVQNSFDDNGSTPTSGEYSTVVFDHGLSPAAAEYEAAILVGGGETVGALAAAPAARYQVQRKDDSVHQVYFPQADQTAYVFFDAAANASSLVERVDTPCLVMTEPVSNGWKVAVANPDLGIVDASQEMTFDWINDADERQYLPSTVQPVEVRLQGLWELRGTNSAVSVTSYAGGDTLLRFDCVDGAEVAVEVAAFGEETAALDFRQIAFEDDFNSYAADAPVPVDGQWTSVSYYEPSNVFVHVRTDTGNVFGEGAGNKYLGCRDAGGRTSNLLAQDILDADAVRVSFDFMEPDNELTGALSVRVGVNSVKVADEDVVGGIRPVDGFFDPAGTYECGAVVHADIYFNEQSAEITYIAPDGNPSTLAAGKMDVWLNGINTGDDVVNDRFLGTASLSPIRSLRFETYSAGQNEVWFDNLEVAVGVPVVVGDPFAVWAVEYGLVGDDAAQTADPDGDGMNNLLEFALGGIPTNRSDSAAILPILGEINPFFFEYIHRRRVDSTLKYSVERTGDLVSGNWATGGVAVTGYGPDGEGFERVTNSVPAEGANQFVRLKITGE